A window of Aeromicrobium sp. Root236 contains these coding sequences:
- a CDS encoding acyltransferase, with protein sequence MREIRPLTGLRGVFAAWIVLGHFWTPAVPQFPRLVELARPALGGSLVVDTFFVLSGFIITYIYAERMTTFSWAGTRDFWRHRFARIYPVYALSLALFIAFVAITQRLTDPPIPSVVIEPGSIIRNALFLHSLPDGMVINPPAWSLPGEVVAYALFPVLVLAVVRIPKAWIAFGLAALVAVAGASLIAATYTDDFGYSLYELSWMRAGWAFPAGCLLARGWMLLGDRGRSPAWDVIAGIGFAGLFGAIMTGHPTPTLYLPPAGLPFLCLVVVGCAGASGWVARALSGRVVVWGGRISYSIYLTHYVVFLVYVEIVRRNDIATSAFAVRVGVLVLALTAVVALGAAFYHLVEEPARRAISRPRRAPAVSSHA encoded by the coding sequence ATGAGGGAGATCCGCCCGCTGACCGGGCTCCGCGGGGTCTTCGCCGCCTGGATCGTCCTGGGCCACTTCTGGACCCCGGCCGTTCCGCAGTTCCCCCGGCTCGTCGAGCTCGCGCGTCCGGCGCTCGGCGGCAGCCTCGTCGTGGACACGTTCTTCGTGCTGAGCGGGTTCATCATCACGTACATCTACGCAGAGCGCATGACCACGTTCTCCTGGGCCGGTACCCGCGACTTCTGGCGCCACCGGTTCGCCCGCATCTATCCCGTGTACGCCCTGTCGCTCGCGCTGTTCATCGCGTTCGTCGCGATCACGCAGCGGCTGACGGATCCGCCGATCCCGTCGGTCGTGATCGAGCCGGGCAGCATCATCCGCAACGCCCTGTTCCTGCACTCGTTGCCCGACGGCATGGTCATCAACCCTCCGGCGTGGTCGCTGCCCGGCGAGGTCGTCGCATACGCGCTGTTCCCCGTCCTCGTCCTCGCCGTGGTCCGGATCCCGAAGGCATGGATCGCGTTCGGACTTGCCGCGCTCGTGGCGGTCGCCGGTGCGAGCCTGATCGCGGCGACGTACACCGACGACTTCGGCTACTCGCTCTACGAGCTGTCGTGGATGCGCGCCGGCTGGGCCTTCCCGGCCGGTTGCCTGCTCGCGCGTGGCTGGATGCTGCTGGGCGACCGCGGTCGATCCCCGGCATGGGACGTGATCGCCGGGATCGGGTTCGCCGGCCTGTTCGGCGCGATCATGACGGGTCACCCGACGCCGACGCTCTACCTCCCGCCGGCGGGCCTGCCGTTCCTGTGCCTCGTCGTCGTGGGCTGCGCGGGCGCGTCCGGGTGGGTCGCCCGTGCGCTCTCGGGCCGCGTCGTGGTCTGGGGCGGCCGCATCTCGTACTCGATCTACCTCACGCACTACGTGGTCTTCCTCGTCTACGTGGAGATCGTGCGGCGCAACGACATCGCGACGTCCGCGTTCGCGGTCCGGGTGGGGGTGCTCGTCCTGGCCCTCACGGCAGTCGTGGCTCTGGGCGCGGCGTTCTACCACCTGGTCGAGGAGCCGGCACGGCGCGCGATCTCCCGGCCCCGCAGGGCGCCCGCGGTCAGCAGCCACGCATGA
- a CDS encoding acyltransferase, producing the protein MSRVPDVPQLTGLRAVGAIWVLACHSLNLMITLWPPAEHFRSVALGGNLGVDLFFVLSGFIITLNYLDVLDRWSWRGTAGFLWLRFARVYPVFLLMVLAWSVFFIVRAPDVSILTDSVLSPRNVLMNVALLNHVPPGSSIASVSWSVCLEAGAYLAFPVLALLLVRLRSARVAWLLAIAVTAAGLVRLDQLDIHGFGFFSYQAGWTRLAMQFVTGCLLCVAWQRSGRWRHGLHWDVAGFVAAVVIVVACSIEDIHHVGFYPYAAVPCLAVVVVACAGATGPLRYVFSTRGVVWLGRVSYSLYMTHTMTLALATLFIGWLWPRHPPGDFMRAATPFLVYAAVIAVAALVFHLAEEPARRGLRRAIGLPRVIA; encoded by the coding sequence ATGAGCCGCGTCCCGGACGTCCCTCAGCTGACCGGGCTGAGGGCCGTCGGCGCGATCTGGGTCCTGGCGTGCCACTCGCTCAACCTGATGATCACGCTTTGGCCGCCGGCTGAGCACTTCCGGAGCGTGGCTCTCGGGGGCAACCTCGGTGTCGACCTGTTCTTCGTGCTCAGTGGTTTCATCATCACGCTCAACTACCTCGACGTCCTCGATCGCTGGTCGTGGCGCGGCACCGCGGGGTTCCTGTGGCTCCGCTTCGCGCGCGTCTATCCGGTGTTCCTGCTGATGGTGCTCGCCTGGTCGGTGTTCTTCATCGTCCGCGCGCCGGACGTGTCGATCCTGACCGACTCGGTCCTCAGCCCTCGCAACGTGCTCATGAACGTGGCGCTGCTCAACCACGTACCTCCCGGGTCGTCGATCGCCTCGGTGTCGTGGTCGGTGTGCCTCGAGGCCGGCGCCTACCTCGCCTTCCCCGTCCTGGCCCTGCTGCTGGTCAGGCTGCGGTCCGCGCGGGTGGCGTGGCTGCTCGCGATCGCCGTCACGGCCGCCGGCCTGGTGCGGCTCGACCAGCTCGACATCCACGGGTTCGGCTTCTTCTCCTACCAAGCCGGCTGGACCCGCCTCGCGATGCAGTTCGTCACCGGCTGCCTGCTGTGCGTCGCGTGGCAGCGCAGCGGTCGTTGGCGCCACGGGCTCCACTGGGACGTCGCCGGCTTCGTCGCCGCAGTCGTCATCGTCGTCGCCTGCTCGATCGAGGACATACACCACGTCGGCTTCTACCCGTACGCCGCGGTGCCCTGCCTGGCCGTCGTCGTCGTCGCGTGCGCCGGCGCGACAGGCCCGCTCCGCTACGTCTTCAGCACCCGCGGCGTCGTGTGGCTGGGTCGGGTCTCGTACTCGCTCTACATGACCCACACCATGACGCTCGCGCTGGCGACGCTCTTCATCGGCTGGCTGTGGCCACGGCATCCGCCGGGCGACTTCATGCGCGCGGCCACGCCGTTCCTCGTGTACGCCGCCGTGATCGCGGTCGCCGCCCTGGTCTTCCACCTCGCCGAGGAACCGGCCCGCCGTGGCCTGCGCCGGGCGATCGGCCTGCCCCGCGTCATCGCCTGA
- a CDS encoding glycosyltransferase, whose amino-acid sequence MSESGLRRPTVAIAHDYLTQRGGAERVVLAMAAAFPEATIHTTVYDPDATFPEFRDLPIATSWLDRIGFFRRHHRFALPLLPLAASTTKIDADLVLVSSSGWAHGFRSTGHKVVYCYSPARWLYQSRRYLGDNATWTERVALRLLRPFLVWWDRRAARSADAYVAISSIVQDRVLSEYGRTSVVLPAPRPNTVDRPSVPMPEIVDWLDGHPFELCISRLLPYKNVGTIIEAYAKEPHRRLVVVGRGPMGAELRAAAPDNVRLMEDITDGEIAWLYRQSRALIAISHEDFGLTPLEAASFGKPSIVLRWGGYMETMIEHVTALFVEEPTTASLRDALAQLDVHEWDVDRIKEHAERYNEEVFVEAIRELVKAHLDGNPPR is encoded by the coding sequence GTGAGCGAATCAGGGCTGCGCCGACCGACGGTCGCGATCGCGCACGACTACCTCACCCAGCGCGGGGGTGCTGAGCGCGTCGTGCTGGCCATGGCGGCGGCGTTTCCCGAGGCCACGATCCACACCACGGTCTACGACCCGGACGCCACGTTCCCCGAGTTCCGCGACCTGCCGATCGCCACGTCCTGGCTCGACCGCATCGGGTTCTTCCGGCGCCATCACCGCTTCGCCCTGCCGCTCCTGCCGCTTGCGGCCTCGACGACCAAGATCGACGCCGACCTCGTGCTGGTCAGCAGCAGCGGCTGGGCCCACGGGTTCCGGTCGACCGGCCACAAGGTCGTCTACTGCTACTCGCCCGCTCGCTGGCTCTACCAGTCCCGCCGCTACCTCGGCGACAACGCCACGTGGACCGAGCGGGTGGCCCTGAGGTTGCTGCGACCGTTCCTCGTCTGGTGGGACCGCCGGGCTGCCCGGTCCGCCGACGCGTACGTCGCCATCTCGTCCATCGTGCAGGATCGTGTGCTCAGTGAGTACGGGCGTACGTCCGTCGTGCTGCCGGCTCCGCGCCCCAACACCGTCGACCGCCCGTCGGTGCCGATGCCGGAGATCGTCGACTGGCTCGACGGCCACCCGTTCGAGCTGTGCATCTCGAGGCTGCTGCCCTACAAGAACGTCGGCACGATCATCGAGGCGTACGCCAAGGAGCCGCACCGCCGCCTGGTCGTCGTGGGCCGTGGGCCGATGGGCGCCGAGCTCCGGGCTGCCGCGCCCGACAACGTGCGCCTCATGGAGGACATCACCGACGGCGAGATCGCCTGGCTCTACCGGCAGTCACGGGCGCTCATCGCGATCAGCCACGAGGACTTCGGGCTGACCCCGCTCGAGGCGGCGTCGTTCGGCAAGCCCAGCATCGTGCTGCGGTGGGGCGGTTACATGGAGACGATGATCGAGCACGTCACGGCGCTGTTCGTCGAGGAGCCGACGACCGCCTCGTTGCGTGACGCGCTGGCGCAGCTCGACGTGCACGAGTGGGACGTCGACCGCATCAAGGAGCACGCCGAGCGCTACAACGAAGAGGTGTTCGTCGAGGCGATCCGCGAGCTGGTCAAGGCGCACCTGGACGGCAACCCGCCCCGCTGA
- a CDS encoding MBL fold metallo-hydrolase has translation MRVHHLNCGSLHPPVTTEVVCHVLLCETSDGLVLVDSGLGRRDFAEPKRMGPARFLMRPDRDDAKTAVGQVEARGFSAGDVQHIVLTHMDFDHIGGIADFPEATVHTTADEYDWAVLNPDFTSRQRYSQRQWSHGPRIQTHQGPGEPWKYDLHGVEVLPGITYLPMPGHTKGHAAVAVETADRGLLVHAGDAVFDASLYAATTPSGTPLSRLRVLRGFERLMAVDRKRLDGNHATLRGLNDEAGVTVFNAHDKRILDDLTES, from the coding sequence ATGCGTGTTCATCACCTCAACTGCGGGTCGCTCCACCCACCTGTGACGACCGAGGTCGTCTGCCATGTCCTGCTGTGCGAGACGTCAGACGGTTTGGTGCTCGTCGACAGCGGTCTGGGTCGGCGAGACTTCGCGGAGCCGAAGCGCATGGGTCCCGCGCGATTCCTGATGCGACCCGATCGTGACGACGCGAAGACCGCGGTCGGCCAGGTCGAGGCGAGGGGCTTCAGCGCTGGCGACGTGCAGCACATCGTGCTGACCCACATGGACTTCGACCACATCGGCGGGATCGCCGACTTCCCCGAAGCGACCGTCCACACCACGGCCGATGAGTACGACTGGGCCGTGCTGAACCCCGACTTCACGTCACGCCAGCGCTACTCGCAGCGTCAGTGGTCGCACGGGCCCCGCATCCAGACGCACCAAGGTCCGGGGGAGCCGTGGAAGTACGACCTGCACGGCGTCGAGGTGCTGCCGGGCATCACGTACCTGCCGATGCCGGGCCATACCAAGGGTCACGCGGCGGTCGCTGTCGAGACCGCGGATCGTGGCCTCCTCGTCCATGCCGGCGACGCGGTGTTCGACGCCAGCCTTTACGCCGCCACCACTCCCTCGGGCACTCCGTTGTCGAGGCTGCGCGTCCTGCGCGGCTTCGAGCGCCTCATGGCGGTCGACCGCAAGCGCCTCGACGGTAACCACGCGACGCTGCGCGGACTCAACGACGAGGCGGGCGTGACGGTGTTCAACGCACACGACAAGCGCATCCTCGACGACCTGACCGAGAGCTGA
- a CDS encoding MFS transporter has product MPSSTRRTHYWLTFAVLAVAVSSYSLMQSLTIPVLSEIEHELNTDQNTVTWVLTAYLLSASVFTPIMGRLGDAFGKERLLVLSLVALAAGSLLAALAGSIGVLIVARIIQGVGGGVLPLAFGIIRDEFPHHKVGGAVSVVSSLLAVGFGAGIVLAGPIVSGLGYHWLFWLPFIVTSIAAVASILFVPESPVRTPGRISVLPAVLLSSWLVALLLALSEAPKWGWGSGRTIGLLVLAVVLMVAWIQVEQRAAVPLIDMRMMRLPGVWTTNLVALLVGIGMYASFGFIPQFNQTPSANGYGFGSSVTESGMLMLPSAVATFLTGLVAASIARRIGPKTVVVFGSALGAAGMFMLAYMHDTKAQIAIANGITGVGIGLAFACLAGLIVGAVPPEQTGVASGMNANIRTIGGSVGTAVMASIVTAHFLPSGFPKEVGYTAGFAVLGGALLLAAIAGLAIPTISAEKLEEQLEQEPSPESLMEPATA; this is encoded by the coding sequence GTGCCTTCGTCGACCCGACGCACTCACTACTGGCTGACCTTCGCCGTGCTCGCGGTGGCGGTGTCGTCCTACTCGCTCATGCAGTCGCTCACGATCCCGGTGCTGTCCGAGATCGAGCACGAGCTCAACACCGACCAGAACACCGTGACGTGGGTCCTGACCGCCTACCTGCTGTCGGCCTCGGTCTTCACGCCCATCATGGGCCGCCTCGGCGACGCGTTCGGCAAGGAACGACTCCTGGTCCTCTCGCTCGTCGCCCTGGCCGCCGGCTCGCTGCTCGCCGCTCTGGCCGGCAGCATCGGCGTCCTGATCGTCGCGCGCATCATTCAGGGCGTGGGCGGTGGCGTGCTGCCGCTGGCGTTCGGCATCATCCGGGACGAGTTCCCGCACCACAAGGTCGGCGGCGCCGTCAGCGTCGTCTCCTCACTGCTCGCTGTCGGCTTCGGCGCGGGCATCGTGCTGGCCGGCCCCATCGTGTCGGGCCTGGGCTACCACTGGCTGTTCTGGCTGCCGTTCATCGTGACGTCGATCGCCGCCGTCGCCTCGATCCTGTTCGTCCCCGAGTCGCCTGTCCGTACGCCGGGGCGCATCTCGGTGCTGCCCGCCGTGCTGCTGTCGAGCTGGCTCGTCGCCCTGCTGCTCGCCCTCAGCGAGGCTCCGAAGTGGGGCTGGGGCTCCGGCCGTACGATCGGCCTCCTCGTGCTGGCCGTGGTCCTCATGGTGGCGTGGATCCAGGTCGAGCAGCGCGCCGCCGTGCCGTTGATCGACATGCGCATGATGCGCCTGCCCGGCGTCTGGACGACCAACCTCGTCGCGCTCCTGGTCGGCATCGGCATGTACGCCTCGTTCGGCTTCATCCCGCAGTTCAATCAGACGCCGAGCGCCAACGGGTACGGCTTCGGCTCCAGCGTCACCGAGTCGGGCATGCTCATGCTGCCGTCGGCCGTTGCGACGTTCCTGACCGGCCTCGTCGCCGCGTCGATCGCCCGCCGCATCGGTCCCAAGACCGTCGTCGTGTTCGGCTCGGCCCTCGGTGCCGCCGGCATGTTCATGCTCGCCTACATGCACGACACCAAGGCGCAGATCGCGATCGCCAACGGCATCACCGGCGTGGGCATCGGTCTCGCGTTCGCCTGCCTCGCGGGGCTCATCGTGGGCGCGGTCCCGCCCGAGCAGACCGGCGTCGCCAGCGGCATGAACGCCAACATCCGTACGATCGGCGGCTCCGTCGGCACCGCGGTCATGGCCAGCATCGTCACGGCACACTTCCTGCCCAGCGGGTTCCCCAAGGAGGTCGGCTACACGGCCGGCTTCGCCGTGCTGGGTGGCGCGCTGCTGCTCGCGGCGATCGCCGGTCTGGCGATCCCCACGATCTCGGCCGAGAAGCTCGAGGAGCAGCTCGAGCAGGAGCCCTCCCCGGAGTCGCTCATGGAGCCGGCCACGGCCTGA
- a CDS encoding CDP-glycerol glycerophosphotransferase family protein, with product MIVAALLVLVLGLATGVVARRSALARPPRAAHFPGQPTHLADQPPIRFRVWAMVAALLTAVVVIDVLFQPGTALVIAVVGGLGLAAIAGLLHRYARECDEAHRAVEAYAPTIAIPYAGKVGVHIGMWSPWVERTGVHWCIVARTPALFRQLADTYPGTPIVQGQIPASVRGALYPHGAAANTDFIAGSSATHVFLGHGDSDKPLSASERVLQYDLVTVAGQAAIDRFAAAGLSIPADKLRIIGRPQTEGIEPANGPVPSPATVLYAPTWRHADDSLNVSSLAVADRIVQALLDRGCTVVFRRHFAGQNHAEAEAMIVRVNELLTTDAAATGRPHRGGPFAMEEPLIDAFNSVDAMVSDVSGIVVDFMASGKPLVMYAAQYADPDAFRAAHPSAAAAYVIDRDLVRLDEALDAALGDDPLAASRAARADHYLGGPDRADPARRFMDLVRELSSS from the coding sequence GTGATCGTCGCCGCTCTGCTCGTGCTCGTCCTGGGCCTCGCGACCGGCGTCGTGGCCCGTCGCAGCGCGCTGGCCCGGCCGCCTCGGGCAGCACACTTCCCCGGACAGCCGACCCACCTCGCCGACCAGCCGCCGATCCGCTTCCGGGTCTGGGCGATGGTCGCCGCGCTGCTGACGGCCGTCGTGGTCATCGACGTCCTGTTCCAGCCCGGCACGGCTCTCGTGATCGCCGTCGTCGGCGGCCTCGGCCTGGCCGCGATCGCCGGCCTGCTCCACCGGTACGCCCGGGAGTGCGACGAGGCCCACCGTGCTGTCGAGGCGTACGCGCCGACGATCGCGATCCCCTACGCCGGCAAAGTCGGCGTGCACATCGGCATGTGGTCGCCGTGGGTCGAGCGCACCGGCGTGCACTGGTGCATCGTCGCCCGTACGCCCGCGCTGTTCCGCCAGCTCGCCGACACGTATCCCGGCACGCCGATCGTGCAGGGCCAGATCCCCGCGAGCGTGCGTGGCGCGCTCTATCCCCACGGTGCAGCGGCCAACACCGACTTCATCGCCGGCTCGTCGGCGACCCACGTGTTCCTCGGACACGGCGACAGCGACAAGCCGCTCAGTGCGTCGGAGCGGGTCCTCCAGTACGACCTCGTCACCGTCGCAGGCCAGGCCGCGATCGACCGGTTCGCCGCAGCGGGACTGTCGATCCCGGCCGACAAGCTGCGCATCATCGGCCGCCCGCAGACCGAGGGCATCGAGCCGGCGAACGGGCCGGTCCCGAGTCCCGCGACCGTGCTCTACGCGCCGACCTGGCGGCACGCCGACGACAGCCTCAACGTCTCCTCGTTGGCGGTGGCCGACCGCATCGTGCAGGCGTTGCTGGATCGCGGCTGCACGGTGGTCTTCCGCCGTCACTTCGCCGGTCAGAACCACGCCGAGGCGGAGGCGATGATCGTGCGCGTCAACGAGCTCCTGACCACCGACGCCGCTGCGACGGGTCGGCCGCATCGCGGGGGACCGTTCGCCATGGAGGAGCCGCTGATCGACGCGTTCAACTCGGTCGACGCCATGGTCTCGGACGTGTCGGGCATCGTCGTCGACTTCATGGCGAGCGGCAAGCCGTTGGTCATGTACGCCGCGCAGTACGCCGACCCCGACGCGTTCCGCGCAGCGCACCCGTCGGCGGCTGCTGCGTACGTCATCGATCGCGATCTCGTACGCCTCGACGAGGCACTGGACGCAGCCCTCGGAGACGATCCGCTGGCGGCGTCGAGGGCCGCGCGGGCCGACCACTACCTCGGAGGCCCCGATCGCGCTGATCCGGCGCGGCGGTTCATGGACCTGGTCAGGGAGCTGTCGAGCTCCTAG
- a CDS encoding LLM class flavin-dependent oxidoreductase, translating to MKNVGFLSFGHYQAVPGSQTRTAGDVLLQSIDLAVAAEELGLDGAFFRVHHFARQLASPFPLLAAVGARTSRIEIGTGVIDMRYENPLYMAEDAAAADLISSGRLQLGISRGSPETAIRGYESFGHVPEEGRSDADMARAHTELFRHAIAGSGVVMSDPKMTGQSVPLPIMPQSPGLPERIWWGSGTRATAEWTAQQGMNLMSSTLLTEDTGVPFDELQLEQIQRFRATWAEAGWEREPRVSVSRSVIPILDAQDRAYFGERSGEDQIGHLDGGIARFGKSYVGEPDALAEELARDVAVREADSLLLTVPNQLGVDYNARLLGALADHVLPAIGWKPRT from the coding sequence ATGAAGAACGTCGGCTTCCTGTCCTTCGGCCACTACCAGGCCGTCCCCGGATCCCAGACTCGTACGGCCGGCGACGTGCTGCTGCAGTCGATCGACCTGGCGGTGGCTGCCGAGGAGCTCGGGCTCGACGGCGCGTTCTTCCGCGTCCACCACTTCGCCCGCCAGCTGGCGTCCCCGTTCCCGCTGCTGGCCGCGGTCGGTGCCCGTACGAGCCGCATCGAGATCGGCACCGGCGTGATCGACATGCGCTACGAGAACCCGCTCTACATGGCCGAGGACGCTGCCGCGGCCGACCTCATCAGCAGCGGGCGGCTCCAGCTCGGCATCAGCCGGGGATCACCGGAGACCGCGATCCGCGGCTACGAGTCGTTCGGCCATGTGCCTGAAGAGGGCCGGAGCGACGCCGACATGGCCCGCGCGCACACCGAGCTGTTCCGGCACGCGATCGCCGGCTCCGGCGTCGTGATGTCCGACCCCAAGATGACGGGTCAGTCGGTGCCGCTGCCGATCATGCCCCAGTCGCCTGGGCTCCCGGAGCGGATCTGGTGGGGCTCGGGCACCCGCGCGACGGCCGAGTGGACCGCGCAGCAGGGCATGAACCTCATGAGCTCGACGCTGCTCACGGAGGACACCGGGGTGCCGTTCGACGAGCTCCAGCTCGAGCAGATCCAGCGGTTCCGGGCCACGTGGGCCGAGGCCGGCTGGGAGCGTGAGCCGCGCGTCTCGGTCAGCCGCAGCGTCATCCCGATCCTCGACGCGCAGGACCGCGCCTACTTCGGTGAACGCAGCGGTGAGGACCAGATCGGCCATCTCGACGGCGGCATCGCCCGGTTCGGCAAGTCGTACGTCGGCGAGCCCGACGCGTTGGCCGAGGAGCTCGCGAGGGATGTCGCCGTACGCGAGGCGGACTCCCTGCTGCTCACGGTGCCCAACCAGCTCGGCGTCGACTACAACGCCCGGCTCCTCGGCGCCCTCGCCGACCACGTGCTTCCCGCCATCGGCTGGAAACCCCGCACCTAG
- a CDS encoding phosphoenolpyruvate carboxykinase (GTP) has protein sequence MSADTVISTYRTTHPRLQAWVDDVAALTRPAAIHWVEGTPEEWVSLTDDLVASGTFVRLDESKKPNSFWCASDPSDVARVEDRTYICSVDEADCGPTNNWMEPSDMKAIMTDLYDGCMQGRTMYVIPFVMGHLESDSPMFGVEITDSAYVVASMTVMARVGKNVLDKIEELDADYVPALHSIGAPLADGQQDVPWPCNETKYIVQFPEERMIWSFGSGYGGNALLGKKCYSLRIASVMGRDEGWMAEHMLILKLTSPENVVKYVAAAFPSACGKTNLAMVEPTVPGWKVETIGDDIAWIRVGADGRLYAVNPEFGLFGVAPGTGWDTNANAMRTIDQGNSVFTNVALTDDGDVWWEGMTDEPPAHLTDWKGRDWTPESDEVSSHPNSRFCTPIKQCPTLAAEYDDPNGVPLDAILFGGRRKTTIPLVTEARDWTHGTFMGATLSSETTAAATGAVGVVRRDPMAMLPFIGYDAGDYFSHWISMAKNNDESKFPKIFYVNWFRRDEDGGFLWPGFGENSRILKYVIERVEGKVEAVETPIGLVPVAGAIDTDGLDVTEEQLEKALRVDVDEWKAEIPQINEWFEKFGDKLPTVLWTELDGLKARLEG, from the coding sequence ATGTCCGCAGACACCGTCATTTCCACCTACCGGACGACGCACCCCAGGCTCCAGGCCTGGGTCGACGACGTCGCCGCCCTGACCAGACCGGCCGCCATCCACTGGGTCGAAGGCACTCCTGAGGAATGGGTCTCGCTGACCGATGACCTCGTCGCCTCCGGCACCTTCGTACGACTCGACGAGTCCAAGAAGCCCAACTCATTCTGGTGCGCGTCCGACCCGAGCGACGTCGCCCGGGTCGAGGACCGCACCTACATCTGCAGCGTTGACGAGGCCGACTGCGGCCCGACCAACAACTGGATGGAGCCTTCGGACATGAAGGCGATCATGACGGACCTCTACGACGGCTGCATGCAGGGCCGCACGATGTACGTCATCCCGTTCGTCATGGGCCACCTCGAGTCCGACAGCCCCATGTTCGGCGTCGAGATCACCGACTCCGCGTACGTCGTCGCGTCGATGACCGTCATGGCCCGCGTCGGCAAGAACGTGCTGGACAAGATCGAGGAGCTCGACGCCGACTACGTGCCGGCGCTGCACTCGATCGGCGCCCCGCTCGCCGACGGCCAGCAGGACGTCCCCTGGCCGTGCAACGAGACCAAGTACATCGTCCAGTTCCCCGAGGAGCGGATGATCTGGTCGTTCGGCTCCGGCTACGGCGGCAACGCCCTGCTGGGCAAGAAGTGCTATTCGCTCCGTATCGCGTCGGTCATGGGCCGTGACGAGGGCTGGATGGCCGAGCACATGCTGATCCTCAAGCTCACCTCGCCCGAGAACGTCGTCAAGTACGTCGCGGCCGCGTTCCCGAGCGCGTGCGGCAAGACCAACCTCGCGATGGTCGAGCCGACCGTCCCCGGTTGGAAGGTCGAGACGATCGGCGACGACATCGCCTGGATCCGCGTCGGAGCCGACGGCCGCCTGTATGCCGTCAACCCCGAGTTCGGCCTGTTCGGCGTCGCCCCCGGCACCGGCTGGGACACCAACGCCAACGCGATGCGCACGATCGACCAGGGCAACTCGGTTTTCACCAACGTCGCGCTGACCGACGACGGTGACGTCTGGTGGGAGGGCATGACCGACGAGCCGCCGGCCCATCTGACGGACTGGAAGGGCCGCGACTGGACGCCGGAGTCCGACGAGGTCTCGTCGCACCCCAACAGCCGGTTCTGCACGCCGATCAAGCAGTGCCCGACCCTCGCGGCCGAGTACGACGACCCCAACGGTGTGCCGCTCGACGCGATCCTGTTCGGCGGGCGTCGCAAGACGACGATCCCGCTCGTCACCGAGGCTCGCGACTGGACCCACGGCACGTTCATGGGTGCGACGCTGTCGTCGGAGACCACGGCGGCTGCGACCGGCGCGGTCGGTGTCGTCCGCCGCGACCCGATGGCGATGCTGCCGTTCATCGGCTACGACGCCGGTGACTACTTCAGCCACTGGATCAGCATGGCCAAGAACAACGACGAGTCGAAGTTTCCCAAGATCTTCTACGTCAACTGGTTCCGTCGCGACGAGGACGGCGGGTTCCTGTGGCCCGGCTTCGGCGAGAACAGCCGCATCCTCAAGTACGTCATCGAACGCGTCGAGGGCAAGGTCGAAGCGGTCGAGACGCCGATCGGTCTCGTGCCGGTCGCCGGCGCGATCGACACGGACGGCCTCGACGTCACCGAGGAGCAGCTCGAGAAGGCCCTGCGCGTCGACGTCGACGAGTGGAAGGCCGAGATCCCGCAGATCAACGAGTGGTTCGAGAAGTTCGGCGACAAGCTGCCGACCGTCCTCTGGACCGAGCTCGACGGCCTGAAGGCCCGTCTCGAGGGCTAG